The Streptomyces achromogenes DNA segment GTCGGCGTCGACGATGGCGACGACCGTGATGACGCCCTCCTGGGCGAGCGTGACCCGGTCCTTGAGGGACGCCTCGGTCGCGCCGCCGACTTCCATGCCGTCCACGTAGACGTTCCCGGCGGGCACCTTGCCGGTGATCGAGGCACGGCCGTCCACGAGGTCGACGACGACGCCGTCCTCCGCGATGACGACGCGGTCCGGGTCGACGCCGGTGCGGATGGCGAGATCGGCGTTGGCCCGCAGATGGCGCCACTCACCGTGCACGGGCATGACGTTGCGGGGCTTGACGATGTTGTAGCAGTAGACGAGTTCGCCGGCGCTGGCGTGTCCGGAGACGTGCACCTTGGCGTTGCCCTTGTGGACGACGTGGGCGCCCCACCGGGTGAGCCCGTTGATCACCCGGTAGATGGCGTTCTCGTTGCCGGGGATGAGGGAGCTGGCGAGCAGGACGGTGTCGCCCTTGCCGATGCGGATTGCGTGGTCGCGGTTGGCCATCCGCGACAGTGCGGCCATCGGCTCGCCCTGGGAGCCGGTGCACACCAGGGTGATCTTGTGGTCCGGGAGCTTCTCCAGCTCCTTGGCGTTCACGACCAGACCGGACGGGACCTTCAGATAGCCCAGGTCGCGGGCGATGCCCATGTTGCGGACCATCGACCGGCCCACGAAGGCCACCTTGCGGCCGTGCTGGTGTGCGGCGTCCAGGACCTGCTGGATGCGGTGCACATGGCTGGCGAAGCTGGAGACGATGACGCGGCGCGGCGCGGTGCGCATGACCTGCTCGATCGCGGGGTTCAGCTCACGCTCGGAGGTGGTGAAGCCGGGGACCTCGGCGTTGGTGGAGTCGGTGAGGAACAGGTCCACGCCCTCCTCGCCGAGGCGGGCGAAGGCGCGCAGGTCCGTGATCCGGTCGTCGAGGGGGAACTGGTCCATCTTGAAGTCGCCGGTGTGCAGCACCATCCCGGCGCCGGTGCGGATCGCGACGGCGAGACTGTCCGGGATGGAGTGGTTGACCGCGACGAACTCGCAGTCGAAGGGGCCGAAGCGCCGCCGGTCGCCCTCCCGCACCCGTACCGTGCGCGGCCGGATGCCGTGCTCCTTGAGCTTGGCCTCCAGGAAGGCAAGCGTCAGCTTGGAACCGACGACGGGGATGTCGCGCCGCTCGCGCAGCAGGTACGGCACGCCGCCGATGTGGTCTTCGTGGCCGTGGGTGAGCACGATGCCCACGATGTCGTCCAGGCGGTCACGGATCGAGGTGAAGTCCGGCAGGATCACGTCGACGCCGGGCTGGGTCTCCTCGGGGAACAGCACACCGCAGTCGACGATCAACAGCTTGCCGGCGTGCTCGAAGACGGTCATGTTGCGACCGATTTCGCCCAAGCCGCCCAAGGCGGTGACCCTCAGCCCGCCTTCGGGCAACGGCGGGGCGGCTTTGAGTTCGGGGTGCGGATGGCTCATGACCTCACGTTACCGAAGAGTCCGCCGGTGTGATCCACCGCCCGCCCTGCACCGCCCTGTCCCGTCCGGCCCGAAGCGGGGCCCGGTGCCACGCCCCGGCGCGCACGGGTCACCCGTTTCGGAGCCGACGCGGAAAATCGGGCCACCGGCTGACCGTGACCGCGTCCCTTACCGAAAAGCGGCAATAGCGGAGTGATGTTCCCTGGATGGGTAGAACCCCTGTAATAGGTGTGAAGCGGTCGATCCGGGCGCGTCACGGGCGGCTCACCTCCGACGGATCGCAGGGATTGCGTACCCAGGGGTATCTGAGCTGTCCCGTTTCGGGTCCAATGGTGAGAGTCCAGCCCTTTCATGTCCGCACCGGTCAGAAGAGGCACGTCATGGATCCATGGCTGATCTGGTTGATCATCGCAGCGGTTCTGGCTGTGGTGGAGATCTTCACGCTGACCGCGGCGCT contains these protein-coding regions:
- a CDS encoding ribonuclease J produces the protein MSHPHPELKAAPPLPEGGLRVTALGGLGEIGRNMTVFEHAGKLLIVDCGVLFPEETQPGVDVILPDFTSIRDRLDDIVGIVLTHGHEDHIGGVPYLLRERRDIPVVGSKLTLAFLEAKLKEHGIRPRTVRVREGDRRRFGPFDCEFVAVNHSIPDSLAVAIRTGAGMVLHTGDFKMDQFPLDDRITDLRAFARLGEEGVDLFLTDSTNAEVPGFTTSERELNPAIEQVMRTAPRRVIVSSFASHVHRIQQVLDAAHQHGRKVAFVGRSMVRNMGIARDLGYLKVPSGLVVNAKELEKLPDHKITLVCTGSQGEPMAALSRMANRDHAIRIGKGDTVLLASSLIPGNENAIYRVINGLTRWGAHVVHKGNAKVHVSGHASAGELVYCYNIVKPRNVMPVHGEWRHLRANADLAIRTGVDPDRVVIAEDGVVVDLVDGRASITGKVPAGNVYVDGMEVGGATEASLKDRVTLAQEGVITVVAIVDADTGALAEVPDFLARGFVHDDATFEPVIPVIEKTLANAAQEGVGDAHQLEQLIARAVANWAFRTHRRRPLIIPVIIDA